A genomic window from Brassica oleracea var. oleracea cultivar TO1000 chromosome C8, BOL, whole genome shotgun sequence includes:
- the LOC106307322 gene encoding calmodulin encodes MADQLTDDQISEFKEAFSLFDKDGDGCITTKELGTVMRSLGQNPTEAELQDMINEVDADGNGTIDFPEFLNLMARKMKDTDSEEELKEAFRVFDKDQNGFISAAELRHVMTNLGEKLTDEEVDEMIKEADVDGDGQINYDEFVKVMMAK; translated from the exons ATGGCGGATCAGCTCACCGACGATCAGATCTCCGAGTTCAAGGAAGCCTTCAGCTTATTCGACAAAGATGGTGACG GTTGCATTACCACCAAGGAGCTGGGAACTGTGATGCGTTCTCTCGGACAGAACCCAACCGAAGCTGAGCTCCAAGACATGATCAATGAAGTTGACGCTGACGGTAACGGCACCATTGATTTCCCCGAGTTCTTGAACCTCATGGCTCGTAAGATGAAGGACACCGACTCCGAGGAAGAGCTCAAGGAAGCGTTCCGGGTTTTCGACAAGGACCAGAACGGTTTCATCTCGGCTGCTGAGCTCCGTCATGTGATGACAAACTTAGGCGAGAAGCTCACGGATGAAGAGGTTGATGAGATGATCAAGGAAGCTGATGTTGATGGTGATGGTCAGATTAACTATGACGAGTTTGTCAAGGTCATGATGGCCAAGTGA
- the LOC106311171 gene encoding transcription factor MYB122-like, which translates to MGGATWFEADGTKRGKWSEEEDQKLVAYIDEYGIGDWRFVPHRTGLLRCGKSCRLRRLNYLRPEVKKGKLTPREEQDIVNFHSVFGNRWAVIAQYMPGRSDNNIKNHWNSCLKKRLKRNGIDPMTHQPIINLAVKTPSFNTDCGSSSSLTASPSSSSSSLSGSARLLNKIATSISSRQQGVERIKDIMSDPRITCINGQAKELEESKKDHGKILASSDDQEDDFLMWDEEKVRRFMEEIGVMDLETNGVY; encoded by the exons ATGGGGGGAGCGACGTGGTTCGAAGCAGACGGGACAAAGAGAGGAAAATGGTCGGAAGAGGAAGACCAGAAACTCGTCGCCTATATCGACGAATACGGCATCGGTGACTGGCGTTTTGTCCCTCACAGAACTG GCTTGCTGAGATGTGGAAAGAGCTGCAGATTAAGGCGGCTTAACTATCTAAGGCCTGAGGTCAAGAAAGGCAAATTAACTCCTCGCGAAGAACAAGATATTGTCAATTTCCATTCGGTTTTCGGGAACAG GTGGGCAGTCATAGCGCAGTATATGCCGGGTCGATCAGACAACAACATTAAGAACCATTGGAACTCTTGTCTAAAAAAGAGACTCAAGAGGAACGGAATCGACCCAATGACCCACCAGCCAATCATCAACCTCGCCGTCAAAACACCATCGTTCAACACAGATTGCGGCAGCTCTTCCTCCTTGACGGCTAGTCCATCTTCTTCTTCCTCCTCATTATCCGGCTCGGCCCGTCTCCTTAATAAGATCGCCACTAGTATCTCATCTAGACAACAAGGCGTCGAAAGGATAAAGGACATAATGTCGGATCCGAGAATTACATGCATAAATGGTCAAGCAAAAGAACTTGAAGAGTCGAAGAAGGATCATGGGAAGATTTTAGCTAGTAGTGATGATCAAGAAGATGACTTTCTGATGTGGGACGAGGAGAAAGTGAGGCGTTTCATGGAGGAGATTGGTGTAATGGATTTAGAGACGAATGGAGTCTATTAA
- the LOC106310115 gene encoding myb-related protein 308-like: protein MNVTVIGLVGLRKIGRKTWVDGDGMKKGEWTAEEDQNLVAYINEHGVSDWRSLPKRAGLQRCGKSCRLRWLNYLRPGIKRGKFTPQEEEKIIKLHAVLGNRWAAIAKEMDNRTDNDIKNHWNSCLKKRLLRKGIDPMTHEPIINNLTVTITNEECGSSSPTTSSHTSSPSGSACLLNKLATGISSRQHDLDKIKSILLEPRIASSDQDEKEELKRDHKIGGGEEEQDDFLIWDDEEVRRFMESGEMEYETTPYVSLFYESTHVLDDLL, encoded by the exons ATGAACGTGACAGTTATAGGATTAGTCGGACTAAGAAAAATTGGGAGGAAGACGTGGGTCGACGGTGACGGGATGAAGAAAGGAGAGTGGACGGCGGAGGAAGATCAAAACCTTGTCGCTTACATCAATGAGCATGGGGTCTCTGATTGGCGTTCTCTCCCCAAAAGAGCTG GTTTGCAGAGATGTGGAAAGAGCTGCAGATTAAGGTGGCTTAATTACCTAAGGCCTGGAATTAAAAGAGGCAAATTCACTCCTCAGGAAGAAGAAAAGATCATCAAACTTCATGCTGTCCTCGGAAACAG GTGGGCAGCCATTGCCAAGGAGATGGATAATCGAACAGACAACGACATCAAGAACCATTGGAACTCTTGTCTCAAGAAAAGACTGTTGAGGAAAGGAATTGACCCGATGACCCACGAGCCAATCATCAATAACCTCACCGTCACGATCACTAACGAAGAATGTGGTAGCTCTTCACCAACTACATCTTCTCATACCTCATCACCTTCCGGCTCGGCTTGTCTCCTGAACAAGCTCGCCACAGGTATCTCATCTAGACAACATGATCTCGACAAGATTAAGAGCATCTTGCTGGAGCCGAGAATCGCAAGCAGTGACCAAGATGAAAAAGAAGAGTTAAAAAGGGATCACAAGATAGGTGGTGGTGAAGAAGAACAAGATGATTTTCTGATATGGGACGATGAAGAAGTTAGGCGTTTTATGGAGAGTGGCGAAATGGAGTACGAGACGACGCCGTACGTCTCTCTCTTTTACGAAAGTACTCACGTACTTGATGACCTCCTCTAA